From Streptomyces asiaticus, one genomic window encodes:
- a CDS encoding acyl-CoA dehydrogenase family protein, whose amino-acid sequence MSGIPEPDEFRAAARRWLTGVARPRAADGEWGSGSDSVAVFDNWTEEQEREHTARVQEWERTRYDHGWSAFNWPREYGGRGLPAYYEQLYRAEEAAFDIPHRPEIFPVTQALVAPAIGLWGTEEQKSRWLVPLLRTDELACQLFSETEAGSDLAAVRTRAVREGEGWVLTGHKVWTSGARVATWGVAVCRTDGDVRKHAGITVFLVRMDAPGVTVRPIRQMTGGTSFNEVYLDGVRVPDTDRLGPVGEGWRVTLSVLAAERLDSGGLGLDNADRALDLAANLPRPLTGAERQRAADLHIRTLVQRLMGLRVTAALVAGREPGAEASVGKLYATETMRRTSDLVSELLGPSLVADTGEWGTYAWTEHLLGAPGYSIAGGTDEIQRTILAERVLGLPKEPVR is encoded by the coding sequence ATGAGCGGCATCCCGGAACCCGATGAGTTCCGCGCCGCGGCCCGGCGGTGGCTCACCGGAGTCGCCCGGCCCCGCGCCGCCGACGGGGAGTGGGGCAGCGGCTCCGACTCCGTCGCCGTGTTCGACAACTGGACCGAGGAGCAGGAGCGCGAGCACACCGCCCGCGTCCAGGAGTGGGAACGCACCCGCTACGACCACGGCTGGTCCGCGTTCAACTGGCCGCGGGAGTACGGAGGGCGGGGGCTGCCCGCGTACTACGAGCAGCTCTACCGCGCCGAGGAGGCGGCCTTCGACATACCCCACCGCCCCGAGATCTTCCCCGTGACACAGGCACTCGTCGCCCCCGCGATCGGCCTGTGGGGCACCGAGGAGCAGAAGAGCCGCTGGCTCGTGCCCCTGCTGCGCACCGACGAACTGGCCTGCCAGCTGTTCTCGGAGACCGAGGCGGGCTCCGACCTCGCCGCGGTGCGCACCAGGGCGGTGCGCGAGGGCGAGGGCTGGGTGCTGACCGGGCACAAGGTGTGGACCTCCGGCGCCCGCGTCGCGACCTGGGGCGTGGCGGTGTGCCGCACCGACGGGGACGTCCGCAAGCACGCCGGCATCACCGTCTTCCTGGTGCGCATGGACGCGCCGGGCGTCACCGTACGGCCCATCCGGCAGATGACCGGTGGCACCAGCTTCAACGAGGTCTACCTCGACGGTGTGCGGGTGCCGGACACCGACCGGCTCGGGCCGGTCGGCGAGGGCTGGCGGGTCACGCTCAGCGTGCTGGCCGCCGAACGGCTCGACTCCGGCGGCCTCGGCCTGGACAACGCCGACCGGGCGCTGGACCTGGCCGCGAACCTGCCGCGCCCCCTCACCGGCGCCGAGCGGCAGCGCGCCGCCGACCTCCACATCCGCACCCTCGTCCAGCGGCTCATGGGGCTGCGGGTCACCGCCGCCCTCGTCGCGGGGCGCGAGCCCGGCGCGGAGGCGTCGGTCGGCAAGCTGTACGCCACCGAGACCATGCGGCGCACCAGCGACCTGGTGTCCGAGCTGCTGGGGCCGAGCCTGGTGGCGGACACGGGGGAGTGGGGCACCTACGCCTGGACCGAGCACCTGCTGGGCGCCCCCGGCTACAGCATCGCGGGCGGCACCGACGAGATCCAGCGCACCATCCTCGCCGAACGCGTCCTCGGCCTGCCCAAGGAGCCCGTCCGATGA
- a CDS encoding thiolase family protein — MSTDVLICGAGRTPFGRSEATGRQLAVAAVNAALADAGIPWSRVGAAFGGSDSAGLADTLVAQLGLTGLPFVNVKNGCATGGSALVSAVNAIRSGMADVVLAVGFDKHPRGAFDPRPEDWGLGAEYGSDGLMVTTQFFGMKIQRYMHDHGITPRTLALVAEKAYRNGALTPEAWRRKPLSTQEILESGMVSDPLTRYMFCSPGAGAAALVLCSPEAARALDGTPVTLRSAVVRTRRFGSFEVFSPWIPGGELASVSRDASAAAFEEAGVGPGDVDVCQLQDTESGAEVMHMAECGFCADGEQEGLVASGATGIGGTLPVNTDGGCIANGEPIGASGLRQVYEVVQQLRGQAGERQVPDEPRVGFTHVYGAPGVSACTVLSR; from the coding sequence TTGAGCACCGATGTGCTGATCTGCGGCGCGGGGCGCACCCCGTTCGGCCGGTCCGAGGCGACCGGCCGGCAGCTGGCCGTGGCCGCCGTGAACGCCGCGCTGGCGGACGCCGGGATCCCGTGGTCGCGGGTCGGGGCCGCGTTCGGCGGCAGCGACAGCGCGGGCCTCGCGGACACCCTGGTGGCCCAACTCGGCCTGACCGGCCTGCCGTTCGTCAACGTCAAGAACGGCTGTGCCACCGGCGGCAGCGCGCTGGTCTCCGCCGTGAACGCGATCCGCTCCGGCATGGCCGACGTCGTCCTCGCCGTCGGCTTCGACAAACACCCGCGCGGCGCCTTCGATCCGCGGCCCGAGGACTGGGGCCTGGGAGCGGAGTACGGCAGCGACGGGCTCATGGTGACCACCCAGTTCTTCGGCATGAAGATCCAGCGCTATATGCACGACCACGGCATCACCCCGCGGACCCTCGCCCTGGTGGCCGAGAAGGCGTACCGCAACGGAGCTCTGACCCCCGAGGCATGGCGCCGAAAGCCGCTGTCCACCCAGGAGATCCTGGAGTCCGGGATGGTCAGCGACCCGCTGACCCGCTATATGTTCTGCTCCCCGGGAGCGGGCGCGGCGGCGCTGGTCCTCTGCTCGCCCGAGGCCGCCCGCGCGCTGGACGGCACGCCGGTCACCCTGCGCTCGGCGGTCGTACGCACCCGGCGCTTCGGCTCGTTCGAGGTGTTCAGCCCGTGGATCCCCGGGGGCGAACTGGCCAGCGTCAGCCGTGACGCCTCGGCCGCCGCCTTCGAGGAGGCGGGAGTCGGCCCCGGCGACGTGGACGTCTGCCAGTTGCAGGACACCGAGAGCGGTGCCGAGGTGATGCACATGGCCGAGTGCGGGTTCTGCGCGGACGGCGAGCAGGAGGGGCTGGTCGCCTCGGGCGCCACCGGGATCGGCGGAACGCTGCCGGTCAACACCGACGGCGGCTGCATCGCCAACGGCGAACCCATCGGCGCCTCGGGACTGCGCCAGGTCTACGAAGTCGTCCAGCAGCTGCGCGGACAGGCGGGCGAACGCCAGGTCCCGGACGAGCCCAGGGTCGGCTTCACCCATGTGTACGGCGCCCCCGGCGTGAGCGCCTGCACGGTCCTGTCCCGCTGA
- a CDS encoding NAD(P)-dependent alcohol dehydrogenase, with the protein MRALRLTAWGEAPASVEVERPVPHGAEVLVRVEAAGLCRSDLHVMDAPPGALPYRLPFTLGHEIAGQVTDLGPDADGVAAGDRVVVYGPWGCGSCARCAAGSGNYCDRRDTLAWHGAGLGRDGGMAEYLLVPSARHLVPIGDLPADQAAPLSDAGLTSYHAVSGLRPALGEGTTAVVIGVGGLGHLAVQILRATTESRVLAVDVREDALALADRSGADFSTLMRPDTARALRARSGDVGADAVLDFVGTAQTLELAVGVLRPGGELAFVGSGGGSLTVAKPGVLPAGFRLSLPFWGTRHELAGVVTLARSGALRVETEHFPLSAAAEAIDRLRRGAARGRTVLVPN; encoded by the coding sequence ATGAGGGCACTGCGGTTGACGGCCTGGGGCGAGGCTCCGGCATCGGTTGAGGTCGAGCGGCCCGTCCCCCACGGCGCCGAGGTGCTGGTGCGGGTCGAAGCCGCCGGACTGTGCCGCTCCGATCTGCACGTCATGGACGCTCCTCCGGGAGCGCTCCCCTACCGGCTGCCGTTCACCCTCGGCCATGAGATCGCCGGGCAGGTCACGGACCTGGGGCCGGACGCCGACGGGGTGGCGGCAGGTGACCGTGTGGTGGTCTACGGGCCGTGGGGCTGCGGCTCCTGCGCGCGTTGCGCCGCGGGCTCCGGCAACTACTGCGACCGGCGTGACACCCTCGCCTGGCACGGGGCGGGACTGGGCCGGGACGGCGGCATGGCCGAGTATCTGCTCGTCCCGTCCGCCCGCCATCTGGTGCCGATCGGCGACCTGCCGGCCGACCAGGCCGCCCCGCTCTCCGACGCGGGCCTGACCTCCTACCACGCCGTGTCCGGGCTCCGGCCCGCACTCGGCGAGGGCACCACCGCCGTCGTCATCGGTGTCGGCGGGCTCGGCCACCTGGCCGTCCAGATCCTCCGTGCCACCACCGAGAGCCGGGTGCTTGCGGTCGATGTCCGGGAGGACGCCCTGGCCCTCGCGGACCGTTCCGGCGCGGACTTCTCCACCCTGATGCGGCCGGACACCGCCCGCGCGCTGCGGGCGCGAAGCGGTGACGTGGGAGCGGACGCCGTGCTCGACTTCGTCGGCACCGCACAGACACTGGAACTCGCGGTCGGCGTCCTGCGCCCCGGTGGCGAACTCGCCTTCGTCGGAAGCGGGGGCGGCAGCCTGACGGTGGCCAAGCCGGGTGTCCTCCCGGCCGGCTTCCGGCTCTCGCTGCCCTTCTGGGGAACTCGACACGAATTGGCCGGGGTGGTCACGCTGGCACGTTCGGGAGCGCTCCGCGTCGAGACGGAACACTTCCCGCTGTCCGCCGCTGCGGAGGCGATCGACCGGCTTCGCCGGGGCGCGGCTCGGGGCCGGACCGTGCTCGTCCCCAACTGA
- a CDS encoding enoyl-CoA hydratase/isomerase family protein — MTTEDEIQFERDGHVARVWLNRPWKKNCVTVPILDRLDEIITEVDEDPDLRVLVVRGRGGTFCSGFDLDSLKAEYVGKSNAIDVAVKSAKVCDRLYSMKTPSVAVLEGHVTAGGFEIMISCDFAISADDAKIGDFHIRRALFGGAGPIYRVPRMIGIRKTKELMLTGKLLSGVEAAEFGLINKSAPADELDATVEEFISHLADKSPFTMWLTKMTIDRSLDADTQSLMVMEHLAVGVALNSEDANEGVSAFLEKREPKWQGR, encoded by the coding sequence ATGACAACGGAAGACGAGATCCAGTTCGAGCGCGATGGACACGTCGCCCGGGTGTGGCTCAACCGTCCGTGGAAGAAGAACTGCGTCACGGTGCCGATCCTGGACCGGCTCGACGAGATCATCACCGAGGTGGACGAGGACCCCGACCTGCGGGTCCTGGTGGTGCGCGGCCGTGGCGGCACCTTCTGCTCGGGCTTCGACCTGGACAGCCTGAAGGCCGAGTACGTCGGCAAGTCGAACGCGATCGACGTCGCGGTGAAGTCCGCGAAGGTGTGCGACCGCCTGTACTCGATGAAGACCCCTTCGGTCGCGGTCCTGGAGGGCCACGTCACCGCCGGTGGCTTCGAGATCATGATCTCCTGTGACTTCGCCATCTCCGCCGACGACGCGAAGATCGGCGACTTCCACATCCGCCGTGCGCTGTTCGGCGGGGCCGGTCCGATCTACCGGGTGCCGCGCATGATCGGTATCCGTAAGACCAAGGAGCTGATGCTCACCGGCAAGCTGCTCTCCGGGGTCGAGGCCGCCGAGTTCGGGCTGATCAACAAGTCGGCCCCGGCCGACGAGCTGGACGCGACGGTGGAGGAGTTCATCAGCCACCTCGCGGACAAGAGCCCCTTCACGATGTGGCTCACCAAGATGACGATCGACCGCAGCCTGGACGCCGACACCCAGTCGCTGATGGTGATGGAGCACCTCGCCGTGGGCGTGGCGCTCAACTCCGAGGACGCGAACGAGGGCGTCTCGGCGTTCCTGGAGAAGCGCGAACCCAAGTGGCAGGGGCGCTGA
- a CDS encoding acyl-CoA dehydrogenase family protein, with protein MHHRHPEIAPQLLSETDEQRQLRTVLRDFYAETSGVEDLRTHLATPRGYDEALWARLAREIGVHGLAVPEEYGGSGFTFAELAVALEESGRALYCGPLLPTVVLAAHALLLSGDRTACERYLPRIADGTLTATVAGFDDGVPGVAAERGSGGWVLRGQTDFVLDGAGAELILVRAGTPAGPRLFACEPAPDSCRRTPRRVLDETRRQALVEFRGAPAAAVGAADGAEGTADGTEGAVSATLDAGRAALAAEQVGGSGHALDATVAFVAQRHQFGRPIGSFQAVKHRLADVLVALEAARSASAYATACAAVASPQLPVAACAAAVVCSETFRLATAEYVQLHGGIGFTWEHPAHLYVRRARGAEVLFGTADQHRARLAGLVGPAARTATPRPAA; from the coding sequence ATGCACCATCGCCACCCCGAGATCGCCCCCCAGCTGCTGTCCGAAACGGATGAACAACGACAACTCCGAACCGTCCTGCGGGACTTCTACGCCGAGACGAGCGGCGTCGAGGATCTGCGCACACATCTGGCCACCCCGCGTGGATACGACGAAGCGCTCTGGGCGCGGCTCGCGCGTGAGATCGGGGTCCATGGGCTGGCCGTTCCGGAGGAGTACGGCGGGTCGGGCTTCACCTTCGCCGAGCTGGCCGTGGCCCTGGAGGAGTCCGGGCGCGCCCTGTACTGCGGGCCGCTGCTGCCCACGGTGGTCCTGGCCGCGCACGCCCTGCTGCTCAGCGGCGACCGTACGGCATGCGAGCGCTATCTGCCCCGGATCGCCGACGGCACGCTCACCGCCACCGTGGCCGGGTTCGACGACGGCGTGCCCGGCGTCGCCGCGGAGCGGGGGAGCGGCGGCTGGGTGCTGCGCGGGCAGACCGACTTCGTACTCGACGGGGCCGGTGCGGAGCTGATCCTGGTGCGGGCCGGAACGCCCGCCGGGCCCCGGCTCTTCGCCTGTGAGCCCGCCCCTGACAGCTGCCGGCGGACTCCGCGCCGCGTCCTGGACGAGACCCGGCGCCAGGCGCTGGTGGAGTTCCGGGGCGCCCCGGCCGCCGCCGTAGGCGCGGCCGACGGCGCCGAGGGCACGGCGGACGGCACGGAGGGCGCGGTGTCGGCGACGTTGGACGCCGGACGGGCCGCGCTCGCCGCCGAGCAGGTCGGCGGCAGCGGCCACGCGCTGGACGCCACGGTCGCGTTCGTGGCGCAGCGCCACCAGTTCGGCCGTCCCATCGGGTCCTTCCAGGCCGTCAAGCACCGGCTGGCCGATGTGCTGGTGGCGCTGGAGGCGGCGCGTTCGGCGTCCGCGTACGCGACCGCCTGCGCGGCCGTCGCCTCCCCGCAGTTGCCGGTGGCCGCCTGTGCCGCCGCCGTGGTCTGTTCCGAGACCTTCCGCCTGGCGACGGCCGAGTATGTCCAGCTGCACGGCGGTATCGGCTTCACCTGGGAGCACCCGGCCCATCTGTATGTGCGCCGGGCGCGCGGCGCCGAGGTGCTGTTCGGCACCGCGGACCAGCACCGGGCCCGGCTCGCCGGGCTCGTCGGTCCCGCCGCCCGCACCGCCACCCCCCGTCCCGCCGCCTGA
- a CDS encoding SDR family NAD(P)-dependent oxidoreductase yields the protein MTRGDVRAGRFAGRVAMVTGAASGMGAAVARQLAAEGAAAVVLADVNGEGAAAVAEELPGARPIALDVTDAAAVDGAFQEVLRRYGRLDVLVHAAGVDDPEAKRRIADAVVEGRPVELTDSLDDASWRRVLRVNLDGTFHVLRAAVRVMRPAGAGAIAVIGSSSAFDAPVGYPHYAASKAGVHALAQGVAKEVIASGIRVNVVAPGPTETGMAARTPEALRAGFADPRVRPYATPEEISEIALFLVSDAAANLVGAVLLANGGRFTA from the coding sequence GTGACACGCGGGGATGTCCGCGCCGGGAGGTTCGCCGGCCGGGTCGCGATGGTGACGGGAGCCGCTTCCGGCATGGGCGCGGCGGTCGCCCGGCAGCTGGCCGCGGAAGGGGCGGCGGCCGTCGTCCTGGCGGATGTGAACGGGGAGGGCGCCGCGGCGGTCGCCGAGGAGCTGCCCGGCGCCAGGCCGATCGCGCTCGACGTGACGGACGCGGCGGCCGTCGACGGCGCCTTCCAGGAGGTACTGCGCCGGTACGGGCGGCTCGACGTCCTGGTGCACGCGGCGGGGGTGGACGATCCGGAGGCGAAGCGGCGCATCGCGGACGCGGTGGTCGAAGGGCGGCCGGTCGAGCTGACCGACTCCCTCGACGACGCCTCCTGGCGGCGGGTCCTGCGCGTGAACCTGGACGGAACCTTCCATGTGCTGCGCGCCGCGGTGCGGGTCATGCGGCCCGCCGGGGCCGGGGCGATCGCGGTGATCGGCTCGTCGTCGGCCTTCGACGCCCCCGTCGGCTACCCCCATTACGCGGCCTCCAAGGCGGGTGTGCACGCGCTGGCCCAGGGCGTGGCCAAGGAGGTCATCGCGTCCGGGATCCGCGTGAACGTCGTGGCGCCGGGGCCGACCGAGACGGGGATGGCGGCCCGCACCCCCGAGGCGCTGCGGGCCGGTTTCGCCGACCCGCGGGTGCGCCCGTACGCGACGCCCGAGGAGATATCCGAGATCGCCCTCTTCCTGGTGAGCGACGCCGCGGCGAACCTGGTCGGCGCGGTGCTGCTCGCCAACGGCGGCCGGTTCACCGCCTGA
- a CDS encoding phosphotransferase family protein, whose product MNMATEVPELAARVRDRLARHHPGAAIGELRVLPGGHSGLTYEVAAGDARYVVKAVPPGQRPVGRNDVLRQARVLGALAGSAVPVPGVVAVDETQPAWFAMEFADGAAVEPVLDDHEVPAATARARMLEIASVLRRLHGTDVHTPGLDPPAPLDPSGELDRWSRTLRAVPAELRPGGEELLVRLADGVPSGLPPVLLHGDFRLGNVLCAGERAVAVVDWEIWSVGDPRIDLGWFLLFADHRNFPQLGHAVPGLPGEAELLDTYGDGGPALPAMDWFRALGRMKMAAIMGHNLRRHREGKHHDPDQERLPPTIAAMIRTARDILG is encoded by the coding sequence ATGAACATGGCCACCGAGGTGCCGGAGCTGGCCGCACGGGTCCGCGACCGGCTCGCCCGCCACCACCCGGGCGCGGCCATCGGCGAGTTGCGGGTGCTGCCGGGCGGCCACTCCGGGCTGACCTACGAGGTCGCGGCCGGGGACGCCCGGTACGTCGTCAAGGCCGTGCCACCGGGGCAGCGGCCCGTCGGACGCAACGACGTGCTGCGCCAGGCACGGGTGCTGGGCGCGCTGGCCGGGTCCGCGGTGCCGGTACCGGGCGTGGTGGCCGTAGACGAGACACAACCCGCCTGGTTCGCCATGGAGTTCGCGGACGGGGCGGCCGTCGAGCCGGTGCTGGACGACCACGAGGTGCCCGCCGCGACGGCCCGCGCCCGGATGCTGGAGATCGCGTCCGTCCTGCGGCGGCTGCACGGCACCGATGTGCACACCCCCGGGCTCGACCCGCCCGCACCGCTCGACCCCTCCGGCGAGCTGGACCGATGGAGCCGCACCCTGCGTGCCGTTCCCGCCGAACTGCGGCCCGGCGGCGAGGAGTTGCTGGTACGTCTCGCCGATGGCGTGCCAAGCGGCCTGCCGCCGGTGCTGCTGCACGGGGACTTCCGGCTCGGCAATGTGCTGTGCGCGGGCGAGCGGGCGGTGGCCGTCGTGGACTGGGAGATCTGGAGCGTCGGCGACCCCCGCATCGACCTGGGCTGGTTCCTGCTCTTCGCCGACCACCGCAACTTCCCCCAACTGGGACACGCCGTGCCCGGTCTGCCCGGCGAGGCGGAACTGCTGGACACCTACGGCGACGGCGGGCCCGCGCTGCCCGCGATGGATTGGTTCCGGGCGCTCGGCCGCATGAAGATGGCCGCGATCATGGGCCACAACCTGCGCCGCCACCGCGAGGGCAAACACCACGACCCGGATCAGGAACGCCTGCCGCCCACCATCGCCGCGATGATCCGCACCGCCCGCGACATCCTCGGCTGA
- a CDS encoding SDR family oxidoreductase yields the protein MRFDGRVAIVTGGARGMGATHVRELVAEGARVAVCDLLDDEGEALAGELAPARYCHLDVTDEAEWRSVVRTVEDTLGPVDVLVNNAGIMHYGGVEGQSPEHFRRIIDVNLVGAFLGMHTVLPGMRERGHGAVVNVSSAAGMTGFAHGIGYVASKWGVRGMTKAAALDMAGSGVRINSVHPGVIRTPMGESASPELFAHQPVARIGEPEEVTRMVLFLASDDASYTTGGEFLIDGGQTIGLGGHSATTAD from the coding sequence ATGCGCTTCGACGGAAGAGTGGCGATCGTCACCGGCGGCGCCCGGGGCATGGGTGCCACGCATGTACGGGAGCTGGTCGCGGAGGGCGCCCGGGTCGCCGTCTGTGACCTGCTGGACGACGAGGGGGAGGCCCTGGCCGGGGAACTGGCCCCTGCGCGGTACTGCCACCTCGACGTCACCGACGAAGCGGAGTGGCGGTCCGTCGTCCGCACGGTCGAGGACACCCTCGGACCCGTGGACGTCCTGGTCAACAACGCGGGGATCATGCACTACGGCGGTGTGGAAGGGCAGTCGCCCGAGCACTTCCGCCGGATCATCGACGTCAATCTGGTGGGCGCCTTCCTCGGCATGCACACCGTCCTCCCCGGTATGCGCGAGCGCGGCCACGGAGCCGTCGTCAACGTCTCCTCGGCCGCCGGGATGACGGGTTTCGCCCATGGCATCGGCTATGTGGCGAGCAAGTGGGGGGTGCGCGGGATGACCAAGGCCGCCGCACTGGACATGGCGGGCAGCGGGGTGCGTATCAACTCCGTCCACCCCGGGGTCATCCGTACGCCCATGGGTGAGAGTGCCTCACCCGAACTCTTCGCTCATCAGCCCGTGGCACGCATCGGCGAGCCCGAGGAGGTCACCCGCATGGTGCTCTTCCTCGCGAGCGACGACGCCTCCTACACCACGGGTGGGGAGTTCCTCATCGACGGTGGCCAGACCATCGGCCTCGGCGGCCACTCCGCCACGACGGCGGACTGA
- a CDS encoding MFS transporter, with the protein MSTTQQPAPPGEESASYDPRTVRRAMLAGSIGTLIEYYDFSIYGYLAVAIAPQFFPGNDPTASMLAALAVFATGLVVRPIGGVFFGWIGDRWGRRKALVSSVLCMGVASSVTGLLPTYGQIGVVAAVLLFLTRMVQGISSGGESVGAYTYIYESAPPQRRAFLGAVTPIGSNLGFMFAAATAGAISAFTTKDQMAEWGWRLPFLMAVPLTLICLWARLRIEDTPEFKEAAQRADIPTAPIREVLSTHRVPLLQSVGLAMAQGGAIFLGLTYIGIYMTTNLGFDTTKVYWLSSGVVLVTVLLMVPAGWLSARFGCRRVLMGGLLAFLVTAYPAMMLMGRHSLALAGAAYVLLMLGSAFVQVPAASLWPHLFERRVRYTGMAIGYNLGTVLAGGTAPYIAAFLVDKTGNLLSPAFFVMLVCLIGIGSLFTVRKDV; encoded by the coding sequence ATGAGCACCACACAACAGCCCGCACCTCCAGGGGAGGAGTCGGCGTCGTACGATCCACGGACGGTGCGGCGCGCGATGCTCGCCGGGAGCATAGGCACCCTGATCGAGTACTACGACTTCAGCATCTACGGCTATCTCGCCGTGGCGATCGCTCCGCAGTTCTTCCCGGGAAACGATCCGACGGCCTCGATGCTGGCGGCGCTCGCGGTGTTCGCCACCGGCCTGGTAGTGCGGCCGATCGGCGGTGTCTTCTTCGGATGGATCGGCGACCGATGGGGGCGTCGCAAGGCGCTGGTCTCCTCGGTGCTGTGCATGGGGGTGGCCAGCAGCGTCACGGGGCTGCTGCCCACCTACGGCCAGATCGGGGTGGTCGCCGCGGTGCTCCTCTTCCTCACCCGGATGGTGCAGGGCATCTCCTCGGGCGGCGAGTCCGTCGGCGCCTACACCTACATCTACGAGTCGGCGCCACCTCAACGCAGGGCCTTCCTCGGCGCCGTCACACCCATCGGGTCCAACCTCGGGTTCATGTTCGCGGCCGCGACGGCCGGAGCGATTTCCGCCTTCACCACCAAGGACCAGATGGCCGAGTGGGGCTGGCGGCTACCCTTCTTGATGGCCGTGCCGCTCACCCTGATCTGTCTGTGGGCCCGGCTGCGGATCGAGGACACCCCGGAATTCAAGGAGGCCGCACAGCGCGCCGATATCCCCACGGCTCCGATCCGGGAGGTCCTGTCCACTCACCGTGTGCCGCTGTTGCAGTCCGTCGGCCTGGCCATGGCCCAGGGCGGCGCCATCTTCCTCGGGCTGACGTACATCGGCATCTATATGACCACCAACCTCGGATTCGACACCACGAAGGTGTACTGGCTGAGCTCGGGCGTCGTGCTGGTCACCGTGTTGCTCATGGTCCCGGCCGGCTGGCTCTCCGCCCGGTTCGGCTGCCGCCGCGTCCTGATGGGCGGCTTGCTGGCCTTTCTGGTGACCGCCTACCCCGCGATGATGCTCATGGGCCGGCACAGCCTGGCCCTGGCCGGGGCGGCGTATGTCCTGCTGATGCTGGGCAGTGCGTTCGTGCAGGTCCCGGCGGCCAGCTTGTGGCCGCATCTGTTCGAGCGCCGGGTCCGCTACACCGGCATGGCGATCGGGTACAACCTCGGCACCGTCCTCGCGGGCGGTACGGCTCCGTACATCGCGGCCTTCCTCGTGGACAAGACCGGGAACCTGCTCTCCCCGGCGTTCTTCGTCATGCTGGTCTGCCTGATCGGGATCGGTTCCCTGTTCACCGTACGCAAGGACGTATAG
- a CDS encoding Zn-ribbon domain-containing OB-fold protein, giving the protein MTTDPRSPAAGGLQGARCSGCSVTVYPADDTCPRCGGPADPAVLQGTGTLWTWTVQRYAPKSPPYQAPPGGFAPFALGYVELADDVRVAAVLDVDDLDDIRIGMALSVTAGPGVPRARPTTLSEEGS; this is encoded by the coding sequence ATGACCACGGATCCGCGGAGCCCCGCCGCCGGCGGGCTCCAGGGTGCACGCTGCTCCGGCTGCTCGGTGACGGTGTATCCCGCGGACGACACGTGCCCGCGCTGCGGAGGGCCGGCCGATCCGGCGGTCCTCCAGGGCACGGGCACGCTGTGGACCTGGACGGTGCAGCGGTACGCGCCCAAGTCGCCGCCCTACCAGGCCCCGCCCGGAGGCTTCGCGCCGTTCGCCCTCGGCTACGTCGAGTTGGCGGATGACGTACGGGTGGCCGCCGTCCTGGACGTCGACGACCTCGACGACATCCGCATCGGCATGGCTCTTTCCGTGACCGCCGGCCCCGGGGTGCCCCGGGCCCGGCCCACGACCCTGAGCGAGGAGGGCTCTTGA